The Marinobacter halotolerans genome includes a window with the following:
- the gspD gene encoding type II secretion system secretin GspD, giving the protein MLNHKSRLFQTLMMALLLPLMSLAHAQQEETWRLNLKDADIRAFVSQVADITGYSFVVDPRVKGKVTVLSSAPMNRAEIYDLFLAVLQVHGFTAIPGEEVIKVVQQVDAKQSAESLERFEEVPSEQLITRVIPVENGNALEMVPILRPLVAKYGHLAGVAGANALIISDHASNIRRIADIVRELDSPPDYQVEVIQLQEAWVGDMVELIRELAPDELGEGGNRGAGRDYSVTADERSNRLILRGDETFRQKMRNLITKLDQPSATGGTTKVFRLKHADAENLTELLKGVMGEVVAEASGGGAGGGSASGGAAGNGFAVFADAGLNALVVRGEPSIIEEADKIISALDIRRAQVMIEAAIVEISDELGQDLGVQVAVGDESGSSTPVAGTNFGNVGRSLGDVLGAILSETVLAPAVGGITVGAGQRNENGVSWGVLLQALSTSAAANLLSTPSIITLDNEEAEIVVGQNVPFKTGESTVTGDGTTNPFTTIERRDIGLTLKVTPTISADGLVRLVVAQSTENIADSIESASDIITNKREIKTTVLADDGETIVLGGLTTDDLQVSKSKVPLLGDIPFLGRLFSSESERRVKRNLLVFLRPKILLNKEQSIAATDDKFNDLWKVNLDVRETLGLPDRDEPPSKNSLFRPNIEAK; this is encoded by the coding sequence ATGCTTAACCACAAATCCAGACTATTCCAGACCCTGATGATGGCATTGCTGCTGCCGTTGATGTCGCTTGCTCATGCCCAGCAGGAGGAAACCTGGAGACTGAACCTGAAAGACGCCGATATACGGGCGTTTGTGTCCCAGGTGGCGGATATTACCGGTTACAGCTTTGTGGTGGACCCACGGGTAAAGGGCAAAGTCACGGTGCTCTCCAGCGCGCCCATGAACAGGGCCGAGATTTACGATCTGTTTCTGGCGGTGCTTCAGGTGCATGGTTTTACCGCCATCCCGGGAGAGGAAGTGATTAAAGTGGTTCAGCAGGTGGATGCCAAGCAGTCCGCCGAATCCCTCGAGCGGTTTGAAGAAGTTCCCTCGGAACAGCTTATTACGCGGGTTATTCCCGTGGAAAACGGTAATGCCCTGGAGATGGTGCCGATTTTGCGTCCGTTGGTAGCGAAATACGGTCATCTGGCCGGTGTAGCCGGGGCCAACGCACTGATTATCAGCGACCATGCGTCAAACATCAGAAGAATTGCAGACATCGTCCGGGAGCTGGATAGCCCGCCTGACTATCAGGTGGAAGTTATCCAGCTTCAGGAGGCCTGGGTTGGCGATATGGTTGAGCTGATCCGGGAGCTTGCGCCTGACGAACTGGGCGAGGGTGGCAACCGGGGCGCAGGTCGGGATTACAGTGTCACCGCCGACGAGCGTAGCAACCGGCTGATTCTGCGTGGTGACGAAACCTTCCGACAGAAGATGCGGAACCTGATCACCAAGCTTGACCAGCCTTCAGCGACCGGTGGTACCACAAAGGTGTTCCGCCTTAAGCACGCGGATGCCGAAAACCTGACCGAGCTTCTAAAAGGTGTTATGGGTGAGGTGGTTGCAGAGGCATCCGGCGGTGGGGCCGGGGGCGGTTCAGCGTCTGGCGGAGCTGCTGGCAACGGATTTGCCGTCTTCGCAGATGCCGGGCTCAATGCTCTGGTGGTTCGCGGCGAGCCTTCGATTATTGAAGAAGCGGACAAGATCATCTCCGCGCTGGATATCCGCCGTGCGCAGGTGATGATTGAAGCCGCCATTGTGGAAATCAGCGATGAGTTGGGGCAGGACCTTGGCGTTCAGGTTGCTGTGGGTGATGAATCCGGCAGCTCCACGCCGGTCGCCGGCACCAACTTCGGCAACGTCGGCCGCAGCCTGGGGGACGTGCTGGGCGCGATCCTGTCAGAGACAGTGCTGGCGCCAGCGGTGGGTGGCATTACCGTAGGCGCCGGCCAGCGTAACGAGAACGGCGTGTCCTGGGGTGTGCTGTTGCAGGCGCTGTCTACGTCCGCCGCCGCCAATCTGTTGTCCACACCCAGCATTATCACCCTCGACAATGAGGAAGCGGAAATCGTTGTGGGTCAGAACGTTCCCTTCAAGACCGGCGAGTCGACGGTTACCGGTGATGGCACTACCAATCCCTTCACCACCATTGAGCGCCGGGACATCGGTCTGACCTTGAAAGTCACGCCGACCATTAGCGCTGATGGGCTGGTTCGTCTGGTCGTTGCCCAGAGTACGGAGAACATCGCTGATAGCATCGAATCGGCCTCGGATATCATCACCAACAAGCGCGAGATCAAGACGACTGTTCTGGCCGATGACGGCGAAACCATCGTGCTTGGGGGTCTGACAACCGATGACCTTCAGGTCAGCAAGAGCAAGGTGCCGCTGCTGGGCGACATTCCCTTTCTGGGCCGGCTGTTTTCGTCCGAGTCCGAGCGCCGGGTGAAGCGTAATCTGCTGGTTTTCCTGCGGCCCAAGATCCTGCTTAACAAGGAACAGTCCATTGCCGCCACGGACGACAAGTTCAATGACTTGTGGAAAGTGAATCTGGATGTGCGGGAAACACTGGGACTGCCGGATCGGGACGAGCCTCCGAGCAAGAACTCACTGTTCAGGCCCAACATCGAGGCGAAGTGA
- a CDS encoding type II secretion system protein N — protein MKALSLAAQRRIARLLANLLLILLVIYGAYTLAQATWMIAWKERPIALAPGKPELDGASAKLKPMAAHEMFGRPAGQVQVAEAVKRSAPETRLNLSLQGVMVAQRPEDSGAIVAGSNGVTEHYRVGDTLPGNAELAEVEPNRILIRRNGQYESLSFDDTLPTDLIEDVEAPGDGSDGLVETAQNILAEQGLSALAAYGLQPAGDGSGYVYDGSNAMLNAVGLQAGDVITAINGQSLGDFEQDKALLESWRSEAQIDIDIERDGAILTVSYAIPEQWR, from the coding sequence ATGAAAGCTCTTTCATTGGCCGCTCAAAGGCGTATCGCCCGGCTGCTGGCGAATCTGTTACTGATACTCCTGGTTATTTATGGCGCCTATACACTGGCCCAGGCAACCTGGATGATTGCCTGGAAAGAGCGGCCCATTGCTCTGGCTCCCGGTAAACCGGAGCTGGACGGGGCATCGGCAAAGCTGAAACCCATGGCCGCCCATGAAATGTTCGGCCGGCCGGCCGGTCAGGTGCAGGTGGCCGAGGCGGTTAAACGCTCCGCGCCGGAAACCCGTCTGAATCTATCGCTCCAGGGCGTGATGGTCGCACAGCGCCCGGAAGACTCTGGTGCTATAGTTGCCGGAAGCAATGGCGTCACCGAGCATTACCGCGTGGGCGATACGCTGCCGGGCAACGCCGAGTTGGCCGAGGTGGAACCCAATCGCATATTGATCCGTCGCAATGGCCAATACGAGAGCCTGAGTTTTGACGATACACTGCCAACCGACCTGATTGAGGATGTTGAGGCGCCCGGCGATGGTTCGGATGGCCTGGTTGAAACGGCGCAGAACATTCTTGCCGAACAGGGGCTGAGTGCGCTCGCCGCCTACGGCCTTCAGCCCGCGGGTGACGGCTCCGGCTATGTCTATGATGGCTCCAATGCCATGCTGAACGCGGTGGGGCTGCAGGCCGGCGATGTAATTACTGCCATTAACGGTCAGAGCCTTGGTGATTTTGAGCAGGATAAAGCCTTGCTGGAAAGCTGGCGCTCGGAAGCACAGATAGATATCGACATTGAGCGTGACGGTGCCATTCTTACCGTCAGCTATGCCATTCCAGAACAGTGGCGCTGA
- a CDS encoding type II secretion system protein N yields the protein MTESPPKSFLRPGKLFLLTLAGVLIYLGALVTLVPAGWLWQQASGQVSLPPEVQIRQINGQLWEGAAGLVVAGFPARLDWSIGSPSLSSLTLPLDFTLATAGSSLRGNVKVGWQGDGQASAAGRVDVSEFEPLIRRAGGAVIEGDVVVEDLDLAWSDGALTRANGLGRWAGGMVTWPMGNGQGTAEFPAMLATLTSTADGVALTVSEEGGEGPAAEAGIRWNGMLDLRVYKRMVDLAGQPWSESAEPGDVVLRVRQPLIPGGALR from the coding sequence ATGACCGAATCGCCCCCAAAATCGTTTCTCAGACCCGGCAAGCTGTTTTTGCTTACGTTGGCCGGTGTGCTGATCTATCTGGGCGCTCTTGTAACCCTGGTTCCCGCAGGCTGGCTCTGGCAGCAGGCGAGTGGGCAGGTGTCGTTGCCACCGGAAGTGCAGATCCGCCAGATTAACGGCCAACTTTGGGAAGGGGCTGCCGGGCTGGTGGTCGCAGGTTTTCCTGCCCGGCTGGACTGGTCGATCGGTTCGCCTTCCCTGTCCTCGCTGACATTGCCCCTGGATTTCACCTTAGCCACTGCCGGCTCCTCGCTACGTGGCAATGTCAAAGTCGGATGGCAGGGCGACGGCCAGGCCAGTGCCGCCGGCAGAGTAGACGTATCAGAGTTCGAACCGTTGATTCGCCGCGCCGGGGGCGCCGTGATTGAGGGCGATGTCGTCGTTGAAGATCTCGACCTGGCCTGGAGTGATGGGGCGTTGACCCGGGCAAACGGGCTTGGTCGCTGGGCCGGAGGTATGGTGACCTGGCCCATGGGTAACGGGCAGGGTACTGCCGAGTTTCCTGCCATGCTGGCAACACTGACCAGCACTGCCGATGGCGTTGCGTTGACGGTTTCTGAAGAGGGCGGGGAAGGTCCCGCCGCCGAAGCCGGCATCCGCTGGAACGGGATGCTGGATCTGCGGGTCTACAAGCGGATGGTGGATCTGGCCGGGCAACCCTGGTCGGAATCTGCGGAGCCGGGAGATGTTGTTCTCAGGGTCAGACAGCCGCTGATTCCGGGGGGCGCTTTGCGATGA
- the groL gene encoding chaperonin GroEL (60 kDa chaperone family; promotes refolding of misfolded polypeptides especially under stressful conditions; forms two stacked rings of heptamers to form a barrel-shaped 14mer; ends can be capped by GroES; misfolded proteins enter the barrel where they are refolded when GroES binds), which translates to MAAKDVRFGDDARKRMVRGVNVLADAVKVTLGPKGRNVVLDKSFGAPTVTKDGVSVAKEIELKDKFENMGAQMVKEVASQTNDTAGDGTTTATVLAQSIVREGIKAVSAGMNPMDLKRGIDKATIAAVQAIRDLSKPCDDNRNIAQVGTISANGDETIGKLIADAMGKVGKEGVITVEEGRGLEDELDVVEGMQFDRGFLSPYFINNQDSMSVELDDPYILLVDKKISNIRELLPVLESVAKAGKPLQIIAEDIEGEALATLVVNNMRGIVKVSAVKAPGFGDRRKEMLQDIAILSGGTVISEEVGLSLENTTIDDLGTAKRVNVTKENTTIIGGAGANKDIEARVEQIRKQIEDSSSDYDKEKLQERVAKLAGGVAVIKVGAGSEVEMKEKKARVEDALHSTRAAVEEGVVPGGGVTLIRAIAALDKVDAINEEQRAGVAILRRAMEAPLRQIVTNAGGEASVVVNKILEGTGSFGYNAATEEFGDMLEMGILDPAKVTRSALQAAASVASLIITTEAMIADEPEEEGAGGGMPDMGGMGGMGGMGGMM; encoded by the coding sequence ATGGCAGCTAAAGACGTTAGATTCGGTGATGACGCCCGTAAACGTATGGTCCGGGGCGTTAACGTTCTGGCAGACGCAGTAAAAGTAACCCTCGGCCCCAAAGGCCGCAATGTGGTTCTGGACAAATCCTTCGGCGCGCCGACCGTCACCAAAGACGGTGTTTCCGTGGCCAAGGAAATCGAACTGAAAGACAAGTTCGAGAACATGGGCGCGCAGATGGTTAAGGAAGTTGCTTCCCAGACCAATGATACCGCTGGTGACGGCACCACCACTGCGACCGTTCTGGCGCAGTCCATCGTTCGTGAAGGCATCAAGGCCGTTTCCGCCGGCATGAACCCCATGGACCTGAAGCGTGGTATCGACAAGGCGACCATCGCAGCCGTTCAGGCCATCCGTGACCTGTCCAAGCCCTGCGACGACAACCGTAACATCGCCCAGGTCGGCACCATTTCCGCCAACGGCGACGAAACCATCGGCAAGCTGATTGCTGACGCGATGGGCAAAGTCGGTAAGGAAGGCGTCATCACCGTTGAAGAAGGCCGTGGCCTGGAAGACGAGCTGGACGTGGTTGAAGGCATGCAGTTCGACCGTGGCTTCCTGTCGCCTTACTTCATCAACAACCAGGACAGCATGTCTGTTGAACTGGATGACCCGTACATCCTGCTGGTAGACAAGAAGATTTCCAATATCCGCGAACTTCTGCCGGTACTGGAAAGCGTTGCCAAAGCTGGCAAGCCGCTGCAGATCATTGCTGAAGATATCGAAGGCGAAGCGCTGGCAACTCTGGTTGTCAACAACATGCGCGGCATTGTGAAAGTGAGCGCGGTGAAAGCGCCTGGCTTCGGTGATCGTCGCAAGGAAATGCTGCAGGACATCGCGATTCTGTCTGGCGGCACTGTGATTTCCGAGGAAGTTGGTCTTTCCCTGGAAAACACCACGATTGACGATCTTGGCACCGCCAAGCGCGTGAACGTGACCAAGGAAAACACCACCATCATCGGCGGCGCTGGTGCCAACAAGGACATCGAAGCGCGCGTTGAGCAGATCCGCAAGCAGATCGAAGACAGCTCCTCGGATTACGACAAAGAGAAGCTTCAGGAACGCGTAGCCAAGCTGGCTGGCGGCGTAGCCGTCATCAAGGTAGGCGCCGGTTCTGAAGTGGAAATGAAAGAGAAGAAGGCGCGCGTTGAAGACGCACTGCACTCGACTCGTGCCGCCGTTGAAGAGGGCGTTGTTCCCGGTGGCGGTGTGACCCTGATCCGTGCGATTGCTGCACTGGACAAGGTTGACGCGATCAACGAAGAGCAGCGCGCCGGTGTGGCCATTCTGCGCCGTGCCATGGAAGCGCCTCTGCGCCAGATCGTAACCAACGCCGGTGGTGAAGCCTCCGTTGTGGTTAACAAGATCCTGGAAGGCACTGGTTCCTTCGGCTACAACGCGGCTACTGAAGAGTTCGGCGACATGCTGGAAATGGGTATTCTTGACCCGGCTAAAGTCACCCGTTCTGCACTGCAGGCGGCGGCTTCTGTGGCTTCCCTGATCATCACCACCGAGGCGATGATTGCGGACGAGCCTGAAGAAGAAGGCGCTGGCGGCGGTATGCCAGACATGGGCGGCATGGGTGGAATGGGAGGCATGGGCGGCATGATGTAA
- the groES gene encoding co-chaperone GroES: protein MKIRPLHDRVVVRRKEEEEKTAGGIVLPGNAKEKPSQGEVIAVGNGRILDNGETRALAVKAGDKVVFGQYAGNTVKIDGEDLLIMSESDIFGVLE, encoded by the coding sequence ATGAAAATCCGTCCGTTACACGACCGTGTCGTCGTGCGTCGTAAGGAAGAAGAAGAGAAAACTGCAGGCGGCATCGTGCTGCCGGGCAACGCCAAAGAAAAGCCGTCACAGGGTGAAGTCATCGCTGTAGGCAACGGTCGTATTCTCGATAACGGCGAAACTCGCGCATTGGCGGTCAAGGCAGGCGATAAAGTGGTCTTTGGTCAGTATGCCGGTAACACCGTAAAGATCGACGGTGAAGACCTGCTTATCATGAGCGAGAGCGACATTTTCGGCGTTCTCGAGTAA
- a CDS encoding FxsA family protein, producing MGVFLFLFIVMPIVEMTILIKVGTMIGALNTVGLVLLTAVIGAALLRQQGLSTLLKANQRLNSGELPAQEVAEGLILAVGGALLLTPGFVTDTIGFLCLIPGSRHWLAGQALKRMVVAGQSGSFSFRAGSGPFGPGQGPFGPGQDPFRSDRDDIIEGEYRDETERDRQRLDRDDRNDPKP from the coding sequence TTGGGCGTTTTTCTTTTCTTATTCATCGTCATGCCCATTGTGGAAATGACGATTCTGATCAAGGTGGGCACCATGATCGGGGCCCTGAACACCGTGGGCCTTGTTCTGTTGACCGCCGTTATCGGTGCGGCGCTTTTGCGCCAACAGGGCCTTTCAACCCTTCTGAAGGCTAACCAGCGGCTGAACAGCGGCGAGCTTCCGGCCCAGGAAGTGGCCGAGGGCCTGATTCTGGCTGTTGGCGGCGCGCTGCTGCTCACGCCGGGGTTTGTCACGGATACCATTGGTTTCCTGTGCCTGATTCCCGGTTCCCGTCACTGGCTGGCAGGTCAGGCGCTAAAACGCATGGTCGTGGCGGGGCAGTCGGGCAGTTTTTCCTTTCGCGCCGGTTCCGGCCCCTTCGGCCCGGGTCAGGGACCTTTCGGGCCCGGCCAGGATCCGTTTCGGTCTGACCGGGACGACATCATCGAAGGCGAGTACCGCGATGAAACAGAGCGCGACCGCCAGCGCCTAGACCGGGACGACAGAAACGACCCGAAACCGTAA
- a CDS encoding SDR family oxidoreductase — protein MKLQDSVIAITGGGQGLGRAMAEFLAAKGARLALIDLMPEKLNEAAEACKKAGGDAKTYVCNVAKEADVESTFEAIVKDFGQLNGLINNAGILRDGLMVKVKDGQVEKRMELAQWQSVIDVNLTGVFLCGREASTQMIKNGDQGVIINIASISRAGNMGQSNYSAAKAGVSALVPVWAKELARYGIRCMGIAPGFIETEMTASMKPEALEKMTAGIPLKRMGKPEEIASAAAFIFENDYMSGRMIEVDGALRL, from the coding sequence ATGAAACTTCAAGATTCCGTGATTGCGATTACCGGCGGCGGCCAGGGGCTGGGTCGTGCAATGGCCGAATTCCTCGCCGCCAAAGGCGCGCGGCTGGCGCTGATTGACCTGATGCCGGAGAAACTGAACGAGGCCGCCGAAGCCTGCAAGAAAGCCGGTGGTGACGCAAAAACCTATGTCTGCAACGTGGCAAAGGAAGCAGACGTTGAATCCACGTTTGAAGCCATTGTTAAAGACTTCGGCCAGCTCAACGGGCTGATCAACAACGCCGGCATCCTGCGTGACGGGCTGATGGTCAAGGTGAAAGACGGTCAGGTGGAGAAGCGCATGGAGCTGGCCCAGTGGCAGTCCGTCATCGATGTGAACCTGACCGGAGTGTTCCTCTGTGGGCGCGAAGCTTCTACCCAGATGATCAAGAACGGCGACCAGGGCGTGATCATCAACATCGCGTCCATTTCCCGTGCCGGAAACATGGGCCAGAGCAACTATTCCGCGGCGAAAGCCGGTGTCTCTGCGTTAGTGCCTGTCTGGGCGAAAGAGCTGGCGCGTTACGGCATTCGCTGCATGGGCATCGCACCGGGCTTTATCGAAACCGAGATGACCGCATCCATGAAACCAGAAGCCCTGGAGAAGATGACGGCGGGCATTCCTCTCAAGCGGATGGGCAAGCCAGAGGAAATCGCCTCCGCCGCCGCGTTCATCTTCGAAAACGACTACATGTCCGGCCGCATGATCGAAGTCGACGGCGCCCTTCGGCTCTAA
- a CDS encoding REP-associated tyrosine transposase, translating into MNYRRSRLAGGTYFFTVVTSNRAPIFNKPAAVQCLRTTFRHVIHRHPFTIDAIVIMPDHIHCIWTLPTGDSNYSTRWRLIKTDVTKSFRAAPAAQNPKSLWQKRYWEHTIRDQRDFNLHVDYIHFNPVKHGYVTRAADWPYSSFHSFVRDGVLPVDWGIDESILEGVGNE; encoded by the coding sequence ATGAACTACCGCAGAAGCCGCCTGGCCGGCGGCACCTACTTTTTCACTGTAGTCACTTCCAATCGAGCTCCCATCTTCAATAAACCTGCCGCAGTTCAATGCCTCAGAACCACCTTCCGCCATGTAATCCATCGCCACCCTTTCACCATAGACGCCATAGTCATAATGCCCGACCACATACATTGCATCTGGACTTTGCCAACGGGTGACTCCAACTACTCAACCCGCTGGCGACTTATCAAAACTGACGTGACAAAGAGCTTCAGGGCCGCCCCCGCAGCTCAGAACCCGAAATCCCTCTGGCAAAAGCGTTACTGGGAGCACACCATCCGTGACCAGAGAGATTTCAACCTGCACGTTGACTACATACACTTCAATCCGGTGAAACATGGGTATGTCACCAGAGCTGCGGATTGGCCCTATTCGAGTTTTCACAGTTTTGTGAGGGATGGGGTTTTGCCGGTGGATTGGGGAATTGATGAGTCGATTTTGGAAGGAGTTGGGAACGAGTAG
- a CDS encoding MGMT family protein, translated as MTEPTKDQKIWQVVASIPAGCVASYGQVADMAGLGRQARYIGRALGKLPAGHSIPWYRVIRSDGQIAFPIGSEKHEVQAQSLREEGVEVIGGRVSMRRFGWRP; from the coding sequence ATGACCGAACCCACCAAAGACCAGAAAATCTGGCAGGTCGTCGCCTCAATCCCTGCGGGTTGCGTGGCGAGCTACGGCCAGGTCGCCGACATGGCCGGGCTTGGCCGGCAGGCCCGATACATCGGCAGAGCTCTGGGTAAACTCCCGGCCGGCCATTCGATACCCTGGTACCGGGTGATCCGGAGCGACGGTCAGATAGCCTTTCCCATTGGTAGTGAAAAACATGAGGTGCAGGCGCAGAGTTTGCGGGAGGAGGGTGTTGAGGTGATCGGCGGCCGGGTGTCTATGAGGCGGTTTGGGTGGCGGCCTTAG
- a CDS encoding AmpG family muropeptide MFS transporter — protein sequence MIALLFLGFSAGLPFLLVFSTLNARLADVGVETATIGFFSWLGITYSIKVFWAPVVDRLKLPILDRLLGKRRSWILLAQAGIATGLYLMAQVDAISAPEMMAWCGLLVAFSSATQDVAIDAYRIEIADERLQAALAATYIFGYRLALLVAGAGALYLAEFWSWQVSYEVMALLVGVGMLTVLIVREPSVNHFAAAQDIADKIRHEAGKRAHLDPRLARLIGWFYAAVAGPFLDFFRRYKELAIVILMMVAVYRISDIAMGVMANPFYLDFMGFSKTEVADVTKIFGFFMTIAGSLAGGVLVVRYGVRKILLAGAVMTAATNLLFVVLAQYPPNLATLALVVSADNLSGGVANVALIAWLSSMTSASFTATQYALFSSLMTLPGKFLGGFSGIVVAGYGYAEFFLIAGLMGVPAILLAMFMIKQGDRLDALAPRASETTEASESGPVA from the coding sequence GTGATCGCGCTGCTGTTTTTGGGCTTTTCGGCAGGTCTGCCTTTTTTGCTGGTGTTCTCCACCCTGAACGCAAGGCTGGCGGATGTTGGCGTGGAAACGGCCACTATCGGGTTTTTCAGCTGGCTTGGCATTACCTACTCCATCAAGGTGTTCTGGGCGCCGGTTGTTGATCGACTGAAACTGCCCATCCTGGACAGGCTGCTGGGCAAGCGCCGAAGCTGGATCCTTCTGGCCCAGGCCGGAATAGCCACCGGTCTGTATCTGATGGCCCAGGTCGATGCTATTTCCGCCCCTGAAATGATGGCCTGGTGCGGATTGCTTGTGGCTTTCTCGTCTGCCACCCAGGATGTCGCTATTGACGCTTACCGCATCGAGATCGCCGATGAGCGTCTGCAGGCTGCATTGGCCGCCACCTACATATTTGGTTATCGGTTGGCTTTGCTGGTAGCTGGGGCCGGCGCGCTTTATCTGGCGGAGTTCTGGTCCTGGCAGGTGTCCTACGAAGTCATGGCCCTGCTGGTGGGCGTGGGTATGCTGACGGTCCTGATTGTTCGCGAACCGTCGGTCAATCACTTTGCCGCCGCCCAGGATATTGCCGACAAGATCCGCCACGAGGCTGGCAAGCGGGCCCACCTGGATCCGCGGCTCGCGCGATTGATCGGCTGGTTCTATGCCGCGGTTGCCGGCCCCTTTCTGGACTTTTTCCGTCGTTACAAAGAATTGGCGATTGTGATCCTGATGATGGTGGCGGTGTATCGCATTTCGGACATTGCGATGGGTGTGATGGCAAACCCTTTCTACCTCGACTTCATGGGCTTCTCCAAGACCGAGGTGGCCGATGTCACCAAGATCTTTGGCTTCTTCATGACCATTGCGGGCTCACTGGCCGGCGGTGTTCTGGTAGTGCGTTACGGCGTTCGAAAGATACTGCTGGCGGGTGCCGTAATGACCGCGGCGACTAACCTTCTATTCGTGGTGCTGGCGCAATACCCGCCGAATCTGGCAACGCTGGCGTTGGTGGTCAGCGCAGATAACCTGAGTGGCGGCGTGGCTAACGTGGCGTTGATCGCCTGGCTGTCCAGCATGACCAGCGCATCTTTCACCGCGACTCAGTATGCCTTGTTCAGCTCGCTGATGACCTTGCCGGGGAAATTCCTGGGCGGCTTTTCCGGCATAGTGGTGGCAGGGTATGGCTACGCCGAATTCTTCCTGATTGCGGGCCTGATGGGTGTTCCTGCCATCCTGCTGGCTATGTTTATGATCAAACAAGGTGATCGCCTGGATGCGCTGGCGCCGCGGGCTTCGGAAACTACCGAGGCATCGGAGTCTGGTCCTGTAGCCTGA
- a CDS encoding YajQ family cyclic di-GMP-binding protein, whose product MPSFDIVSEIDMHEVTNAVDQAKRELGNRWDFKNVEADIELDDKGITISAEQEFQLEQLMDMLRMAFAKRNIDARALAEDGESKSGKLVKQHLLLKQGIETDMAKKIVKMIKDGKLKVQASIEGDKVRVKGKKRDDLQTAIALLKEAELDIPLQFNNFRD is encoded by the coding sequence ATGCCTTCTTTTGACATAGTGTCTGAAATTGATATGCACGAAGTAACCAATGCGGTGGACCAGGCGAAGCGTGAGCTGGGAAATCGCTGGGACTTCAAGAACGTGGAAGCCGACATCGAGCTGGACGATAAGGGCATTACCATCAGTGCCGAACAGGAATTCCAGCTGGAACAGCTGATGGACATGCTGCGGATGGCCTTCGCCAAACGCAATATCGACGCCCGCGCACTGGCCGAGGACGGCGAGAGCAAATCCGGCAAGCTGGTCAAACAGCACCTGTTGCTGAAACAGGGTATCGAGACCGATATGGCGAAGAAGATTGTCAAGATGATCAAGGACGGCAAACTGAAGGTTCAGGCCAGCATTGAAGGGGATAAAGTGCGGGTAAAAGGCAAGAAGCGGGATGACCTGCAGACCGCCATTGCCCTGCTGAAAGAGGCCGAGCTGGATATCCCGCTGCAATTCAACAATTTTCGCGACTGA